In Vibrio pelagius, a single window of DNA contains:
- a CDS encoding carboxymuconolactone decarboxylase family protein, whose amino-acid sequence MSTEFTYYDAETAPEESKALVEQSLKGFGMLPNLHAVLAEAPATYEAYNTVFELFMKNTTFSPLEQQVVFMTANFENNCHYCVPGHTWMMKAGKMPDEVIEALREGTAIPDTKLQALHDFTKDLLDNRGHIGDERLQAFLDAGFTKRQALEVLTGLSAKLISNFTNAIAHTEPDAPFQKFAWTHPSER is encoded by the coding sequence ATGAGTACTGAATTTACTTACTATGATGCAGAAACTGCGCCTGAAGAGTCAAAAGCTCTGGTGGAACAGTCTCTAAAAGGATTTGGCATGCTACCAAACTTACATGCTGTTCTTGCCGAAGCACCCGCAACATATGAAGCATACAACACGGTTTTCGAACTGTTTATGAAGAACACAACATTCAGCCCGCTAGAACAGCAGGTGGTCTTCATGACAGCAAATTTCGAGAACAACTGCCACTACTGCGTTCCGGGTCATACATGGATGATGAAAGCAGGCAAAATGCCAGATGAAGTCATTGAAGCGCTGCGTGAGGGTACTGCAATTCCAGATACGAAGCTCCAAGCTTTGCACGATTTTACCAAAGATCTACTTGATAATCGCGGCCATATTGGTGATGAAAGACTGCAAGCCTTCCTAGATGCTGGTTTCACTAAGCGTCAAGCACTTGAAGTACTTACGGGGTTGTCTGCGAAGCTTATCTCAAACTTCACAAACGCAATCGCACACACTGAACCAGATGCGCCATTTCAAAAGTTTGCTTGGACGCACCCTAGTGAACGTTAA
- a CDS encoding NAD(P)H-dependent oxidoreductase — protein sequence MSNVLIINAHEPSPFSEGKLNAALVEKALTTLESKGHDVRVVTMQDEIIVDEQLAHFEWADRVILQSPVNWMTIPWSFKKYMDDVFTAGMGGSLCAFDGRNAEEPKKNYGTGGTRTNTKYMLSFTFNAPEESFNDDNEYLFQGRSVDDLMFHMHANFRFFGMSALPTFACYDVMKNGDIENDFVRFEAHLDANF from the coding sequence ATGAGTAACGTTCTAATCATTAACGCACACGAACCATCTCCGTTTTCTGAAGGTAAGCTAAATGCTGCTTTAGTCGAGAAAGCTCTCACCACGCTAGAGTCAAAAGGTCATGATGTTCGTGTTGTTACCATGCAAGACGAAATCATTGTTGATGAGCAACTGGCACACTTCGAATGGGCAGACCGCGTGATCCTTCAGTCACCTGTTAACTGGATGACGATTCCATGGTCATTTAAAAAATATATGGACGATGTATTTACCGCAGGGATGGGTGGCTCTCTTTGTGCATTTGATGGCCGTAATGCAGAAGAACCGAAGAAGAACTACGGTACGGGCGGCACTCGCACTAACACTAAATATATGTTGTCTTTCACATTCAACGCACCTGAAGAATCATTTAATGATGACAACGAGTACTTATTCCAAGGCCGAAGTGTTGATGATTTGATGTTCCATATGCACGCAAACTTCCGTTTCTTTGGTATGTCTGCACTTCCAACGTTTGCGTGTTATGACGTAATGAAAAATGGTGACATCGAAAATGATTTCGTACGTTTTGAAGCACACCTAGACGCTAACTTCTAA